A stretch of Fusarium fujikuroi IMI 58289 draft genome, chromosome FFUJ_chr10 DNA encodes these proteins:
- a CDS encoding non-ribosomal peptide synthetase produces the protein MASSVLDVSSPRGAAVPISFTRGTCGRPSFSTVTEAFFHYATTQPSATAARDLSAEPAVEISYGELAERSIRLAQRLRNLGVMPGHRVPLVVKRGVGMLVGILSILSCGAQYVPLDGGVVADETLRFVLQQTGGRIALSSKATAHRISNTDVTGVVIIEDEDNSEQSIADFTPVSKPENGCYVIYTSGTTGTPKGVDITHNNVTNLLCQAPGNLSIGPGTCVGQVLNVSFDMAAWETLGCLSNGGTLVMRGSDWSKALKQIDVLICTPSILSKYKPEDFPRLKTVATAGEPSSQQLADLWASHVSYFNCYGPTETTIVNTMHQHQTGQPLSIGKPTPGNNVYILDEFLVPVPVGEVGNVWAGGAGVARGYVDLPDKTTERFRPDPFTQEGSNMYNTGDLCQWNSNGTLHILGRIDDQVKVKGFRVELDGVTASIKSCPSVQAATALLINNEIHAFITPNHCPIAVVEAHLKTLQPYYAMPTHYHQLDSLPMTANGKIDKRALRMKDMVEVGKPQPVVLHTRMDSNASSATQLSSFSDASDTTLIDEHQYDLEKALPEKDMPKHARGLRHRLLIVYRRLFSLVGLFNIGAAIALLLTGITREWMGIITAINLTTAVLVRQEFVINVLYTITCSVPKTWPFAIRTRCAKIYHLGGVHSGAAVSAGAWLLATNIADIACSFGSCANWGTLSITSQVISWILSAMFVGMIGMAWPSVRKRYHDLFERTHRFAGWTMLALFWVQTVLSAHDNTPSGTTLGESCVKSPAFWLLAVATASVASSWCFLRKVPVEAEKLSDHAIRLHFDYTVPVNGSFTRLSHKPLKEWHSFATIPAPEAVNGRSKGYSLVVSNAGDWTKSTIQDGPSHIWTRGVPTCGVMRIATLFNRVVLIATGSGIGPVLGHIQNPTCPTQLIWSTKNPEETFGEEICQTISERIPNAVIHDTKKLGRPDLVKMGYNLVKGFKAEAVIIIANEKITKKVVYGLETRGVPAYGAIWDS, from the exons ATGGCATCATCTGTGCTTGATGTCTCGTCCCCACGGGGAGCTGCCGTGCCAATCTCGTTTACACGAGGTACATGCGGTAGACCTAGCTTCTCAACTGTCACAGAGGCATTCTTCCACTATGCCACCACACAGCCTTCGGCAACTGCGGCACGAGATCTATCTGCCGAGCCAGCAGTTGAGATAAGCTATGGCGAGCTTGCTGAACGAAGCATCCGGTTGGCGCAACGGTTACGAAATCTGGGCGTCATGCCGGGACATCGTGTGCCGCTTGTTGTCAAGCGTGGCGTTGGTATGTTGGTTGGTATACTTTCCATCTTGTCTTGTGGAGCGCAGTATGTTCCTCTTGATGGAGGCGTAGTGGCAGACGAGACCTTGCGGTTTGTGTTACAACAGACCGGAGGAAGGATAGCTCTGTCTTCAAAGGCTACGGCACATCGCATCTCGAACACGGATGTAACAGGTGTTGTCAttattgaggatgaagacaacAGTGAACAAAGTATTGCAGACTTTACTCCAGTCAGTAAGCCTGAGAATGGCTGCTATGTGATATATACATCAG GCACAACAGGTACACCAAAAGGAGTCGACATCACTCACAACAATGTGACAAACCTGTTATGTCAAGCACCAGGCAATCTGAGTATTGGCCCAGGAACATGTGTTGGCCAAGTGCTGAATGTCAGCTTTGATATGG CTGCATGGGAGACTCTTGGTTGTCTATCAAATGGCGGGACCTTGGTCATGCGGGGTTCTGACTGGTCAAAAGCCCTCAAACAA ATTGATGTCCTCATCTGCACTCCAAGCATCCTGTCAAAGTATAAGCCAGAGGACTTTCCAAGACTGAAGACCGTCGCCACAGCAGGAGAGCCCAGCTCTCAACA ACTCGCTGACCTATGGGCATCTCACGTCTCATACTTCAACTGCTATGGCCCAACAGAAACCaccatcgtcaacaccatgcaccagcaccaaacaGGTCAACCTCTCTCCATCGGTAAACCAACACCAGGAAATAATGTTTATATCCTAGACGAGTTTCTTGTGCCAGTACCTGTTGGAGAAGTCGGTAATGTCTGGGCTGGTGGTGCAGGCGTAGCTCGTGGTTATGTTGACTTGCCAGACAAGACAACTGAGAGATTCAGACCTGACCCTTTCACCCAAGAAGG ATCAAATATGTACAACACTGGTGATCTCTGTCAATGGAATTCCAATGGCACTCTCCACATTCTTGGCCGGATAGACGAccaagtcaaagtcaaaggttTCCGCGTCGAACTCGACGGTGTAACAGCCTCCATAAAATCCTGTCCCTCCGTTCAAGCCGCCACTGCTctcctcatcaacaatgaGATCCACGCCTTCATCACCCCCAACCACTGCCCTATCGCCGTTGTTGAAGCCCATCTCAAGACCCTTCAGCCCTACTACGCCATGCCAACTCATTACCACCAACTGGACAGTCTTCCTATGACTGCAAACGGAAAGATCGACAAGAGAGCTTTGAGAATGAAAGATATGGTGGAGGTTGGGAAACCCCAGCCTGTTGTCTTGCATACGCGTATGGATTCGAATGCCTCGAGTGCTACGCAACTCAGTTCTTTCTCTGATGCGAGTGATACAACGCTTATTGATGAGCATCAGTatgatcttgagaaggctCTTCCTGAGAAGGATATGCCTAAGCATGCGAGAGGACTGCGGCATAGGTTGCTCATTGTTTATCGTCGCCTGTTTTCCCTTGTTGGACTCTTCAACATCGGTGCTGCTATCGCTCTCCTCTTGACTGGTATCACCAGAGAGTGGATGGGTATCATCACAGCCATCAACCTAACCACCGCTGTTCTTGTTCGTCAAGAATTCGTTATCAACGTTTTATACACCATCACCTGCAGCGTCCCCAAGACCTGGCCTTTTGCTATCAGGACCCGATGCGCAAAGATCTACCATCTCGGCGGAGTCCATTCAGGTGCAGCTGTCAGCGCAGGAGCATGGCTTCTTGCAACGAACATCGCCGACATTGCTTGTTCGTTCGGAAGCTGTGCGAACTGGGGTACCTTATCCATCACTTCTCAAGTCATCTCTTGGATCCTGTCTGCCATGTTCGTTGGCATGATCGGAATGGCTTGGCCTTCAGTGCGCAAGCGTTATCACGATCTCTTTGAGAGAACTCACCGCTTTGCTGGATGGACTATGCTCGCTCTCTTCTGGGTGCAAACCGTGCTCTCAGCCCACGACAACACTCCTTCTGGTACTACACTTGGAGAGTCTTGTGTCAAGTCGCCTGCCTTCTGGTTACTGGCTGTAGCGACTGCCAGTGTTGCTTCATCCTGGTGCTTTCTACGAAAAGTCCccgttgaagctgaaaaACTGTCAGACCACGCTATAAGGCTTCACTTTGACTACACTGTCCCCGTCAACGGTTCCTTCACCCGTCTCTCTCACAAACCTCTCAAGGAGTGGCATTCCTTTGCCACTATCCCGGCTCCCGAAGCCGTCAACGGTCGATCCAAGGGCTACTCCCTTGTCGTCTCTAACGCCGGCGACTGGACAAAGTCCACCATCCAAGATGGTCCCTCCCACATCTGGACACGCGGAGTCCCAACCTGCGGCGTGATGCGCATCGCAACGCTCTTTAACCGCGTCGTCCTCATCGCAACAGGCTCCGGCATCGGTCCTGTTCTCGGACATATCCAAAACCCAACATGTCCAACACAACTCATCTGGTCAACTAAGAACCCTGAAGAAACCTTCGGGGAGGAAATCTGCCAGACTATCAGCGAGCGCATTCCAAACGCAGTCATTCACGATACTAAGAAGCTCGGAAGACCTGACTTGGTAAAGATGGGCTACAATCTGGTAAAGGGCTTCAAAGCTGAGGCAGTTATCATCATTGCGAATGAGAAGATTACGAAAAAGGTGGTTTACGGTTTGGAAACGCGTGGTGTTCCAGCTTATGGTGCTATCTGGGATAGTTAG